From the genome of Leptotrichia trevisanii DSM 22070, one region includes:
- a CDS encoding 1-deoxy-D-xylulose-5-phosphate synthase, giving the protein MALEKVNSPEDLKKLNKEELAVLAQDIREAMLHRVSNKGGHVGPDFGAVELIIALHKVFNSPVDKFVFDVSHQCYPHKIITGRKFGFLDLDKYSEVSGYTNQDESEHDFFKVGHTSTSVSLATGLAKARDLRSAKENIIAIIGDGSLSGGEAFEGLNVASELGTNMIIIANDNDMSIAENHGGLYKNLRELRESNGQAQNNYFKSLGLDYVYVDKGNDLDALIEVFERVKDINHPIVVHVHTQKGKGLSYAEKDKETWHYGMPFDPKTGESKVNYSGGLSNDTAEFLMDKMERDSTVAVVTSGTPTVLGFTKDRREKFAKQFIDVGIAEEQAVAMISGMAKNGGKPIYGVFSTFIQRTYDQLSQDLAINNNPATILIFGGGLGGMSDVTHLCWFDISLVSNIPNIVFLAPTSKEEYFAMLEWSIEYKGHPVAIRVPSQLSEDTGNVQKDFSDLNKYLVTEKGKDVAILGLGNFYKLGKEVKELLKENGINATLINPRYASGLDETLLNELKAEHKLVITLEDGVIDGGFGEKIARFYGTSDMKVLNYGIKKEFTDRVAPDVAFKSNRLTKEQIAQDILNIVK; this is encoded by the coding sequence ATGGCATTAGAAAAGGTAAATTCGCCAGAGGATTTGAAAAAATTGAATAAAGAAGAATTGGCTGTACTGGCTCAGGATATTAGGGAGGCAATGCTTCACAGAGTTAGTAATAAAGGGGGACATGTGGGGCCTGACTTTGGAGCAGTTGAGTTAATAATTGCGTTGCACAAGGTGTTTAATTCGCCTGTTGATAAATTTGTGTTTGATGTTTCGCATCAATGTTATCCACATAAAATTATTACTGGGAGAAAATTTGGATTTTTAGATTTGGATAAGTATTCGGAAGTTTCGGGGTATACCAATCAAGATGAAAGTGAGCATGATTTCTTTAAAGTAGGGCATACTTCAACATCTGTGAGCTTGGCTACTGGACTTGCTAAAGCGAGAGATTTACGAAGTGCAAAAGAAAATATAATTGCAATTATTGGGGATGGTTCTCTTAGTGGCGGTGAGGCATTCGAAGGGCTTAATGTGGCTTCTGAACTTGGTACAAATATGATTATTATTGCAAATGACAATGATATGTCGATTGCTGAAAATCACGGAGGGCTTTACAAAAATTTAAGAGAATTAAGAGAAAGTAATGGACAGGCTCAAAATAATTATTTTAAATCGTTGGGGCTTGACTATGTTTATGTGGATAAAGGAAATGATTTGGACGCTCTGATAGAAGTTTTTGAAAGGGTAAAAGACATTAACCATCCGATAGTCGTTCACGTGCATACTCAAAAAGGAAAAGGGCTGTCTTACGCTGAAAAGGATAAGGAAACTTGGCACTATGGAATGCCTTTTGATCCAAAAACAGGAGAAAGCAAAGTAAATTATTCTGGCGGGTTAAGTAACGATACTGCTGAATTTCTGATGGATAAAATGGAAAGAGATTCGACAGTAGCTGTTGTAACTTCTGGAACACCGACTGTTTTAGGATTTACAAAGGATAGAAGAGAAAAATTTGCAAAACAGTTTATTGATGTTGGAATTGCAGAAGAGCAGGCTGTGGCGATGATTTCAGGAATGGCTAAAAATGGCGGAAAACCAATATACGGAGTTTTCAGTACATTTATTCAAAGAACTTATGATCAGCTTTCACAAGATTTGGCAATAAATAATAATCCAGCTACCATTCTTATTTTCGGTGGGGGACTAGGCGGAATGAGCGATGTAACTCATTTATGCTGGTTTGATATCTCATTAGTGTCAAATATTCCAAACATCGTATTCCTAGCTCCAACAAGCAAGGAAGAATACTTCGCAATGTTAGAATGGTCAATCGAATACAAAGGACACCCAGTTGCGATAAGAGTGCCATCTCAATTGTCAGAAGATACAGGGAACGTACAAAAAGATTTTAGCGACTTAAATAAATATCTTGTTACTGAAAAAGGAAAAGACGTGGCAATTTTAGGGTTAGGTAACTTTTACAAATTAGGAAAAGAAGTAAAAGAGCTTTTAAAAGAAAATGGAATCAATGCAACATTAATTAACCCAAGATATGCCTCAGGGCTTGATGAAACATTGTTAAACGAATTAAAAGCGGAACACAAATTAGTTATTACATTGGAAGATGGTGTAATTGACGGTGGATTTGGAGAAAAAATTGCGAGATTTTATGGAACTTCTGATATGAAAGTGTTAAATTATGGTATTAAGAAAGAATTTACTGATAGAGTGGCTCCAGATGTGGCGTTTAAAAGTAATAGATTAACAAAAGAGCAGATTGCACAGGATATTTTAAACATTGTAAAATAA
- a CDS encoding helix-turn-helix domain-containing protein has translation MSRYFRDSLNEQLKDEEFRKEYESLEAEFQIIREIIVARKDKNITQKELSDLTGITQGDISKIENGNANPSLKTLKKLAAAFGKKLVISFE, from the coding sequence ATGAGTAGATATTTTAGAGATTCTTTGAATGAACAGTTAAAAGATGAAGAATTTAGAAAAGAATATGAGAGTCTTGAGGCTGAATTTCAGATTATAAGAGAAATTATTGTGGCAAGAAAAGATAAAAATATTACGCAGAAAGAATTGTCGGATTTGACGGGGATAACTCAGGGAGATATAAGTAAAATAGAGAATGGAAATGCTAATCCTTCATTAAAAACATTGAAAAAGCTGGCAGCTGCATTTGGTAAAAAGTTAGTAATTTCATTTGAATAA